A genomic region of uncultured Acidilobus sp. JCHS contains the following coding sequences:
- a CDS encoding DNA polymerase sliding clamp subunit (PCNA-like), translating into MVSFRALYPQGTNLKRVAQAIAKISDEATLKASQEGAVLWAFSPDKTVLGLFKFEPSAFDEYTVDGDVGLNFSASELYKVARRATRNDAVILHYESGFTGLSVELQDKKTSFGRSFTVTAMETSEAEIREIDLRPTARIVMTADDLAVLIADVKTVGDIVELIAREDSLIVRSSAEEKEYTWIMKAGSPLQEISVESETKASYSAKSLFSSLKPIVGLAESITIEYATDYPLKISVSSSGPEQILIYIAPVQG; encoded by the coding sequence TTGGTATCATTTAGGGCGCTCTACCCTCAGGGCACTAACCTCAAGAGGGTCGCCCAGGCCATAGCGAAGATAAGCGATGAGGCCACGTTAAAGGCCTCGCAGGAGGGCGCGGTTCTGTGGGCCTTCAGCCCTGACAAGACCGTGCTCGGCTTGTTTAAGTTCGAGCCCAGCGCCTTTGACGAATACACGGTTGACGGTGATGTAGGCCTTAACTTCAGCGCAAGCGAGCTGTACAAGGTTGCGAGGAGGGCCACGAGGAACGACGCTGTGATATTACATTATGAGAGCGGCTTCACGGGCCTCTCCGTAGAACTTCAGGACAAGAAGACTTCATTCGGCAGGTCGTTCACGGTGACAGCCATGGAGACCTCGGAGGCTGAGATAAGGGAGATCGACCTAAGGCCTACGGCCAGGATAGTTATGACTGCTGACGACCTGGCCGTGCTGATAGCTGACGTCAAGACGGTCGGCGACATAGTTGAGCTGATAGCGAGGGAGGACTCCCTCATAGTCAGGTCTTCTGCCGAGGAAAAGGAGTACACGTGGATCATGAAGGCCGGCTCACCGCTTCAGGAGATAAGCGTTGAGAGCGAGACCAAGGCCTCTTACAGCGCGAAGTCTCTCTTCTCATCACTGAAGCCCATAGTGGGCCTTGCTGAGAGCATTACAATAGAGTACGCGACGGACTACCCGCTCAAGATCAGTGTTAGCTCATCAGGGCCTGAGCAGATACTTATCTACATAGCTCCTGTGCAGGGCTAA
- a CDS encoding Ribosomal protein S8, which translates to MIGMVHDLLAAHLSAIYNAEVRGHKEVILMPASKLTAAVLRVLQREGYIGDFEYIDDGRWGKLRVTLLGHINKVGAVKPRTPVTYRELLKLPEHLRGYLASRDLGFLILSTSQGVMTHKEAIQKHLGGVVIAYVY; encoded by the coding sequence GTGATTGGCATGGTTCATGACCTGTTGGCGGCGCACCTCTCCGCGATATACAACGCTGAGGTCAGGGGGCATAAGGAGGTCATCCTGATGCCGGCCTCTAAGCTGACCGCTGCAGTTCTGAGGGTACTTCAGCGCGAGGGCTACATAGGGGACTTTGAATACATAGATGACGGAAGGTGGGGAAAGCTCAGGGTCACCCTGCTGGGCCACATAAACAAGGTGGGGGCCGTTAAGCCTAGGACGCCAGTGACCTACAGGGAGCTGCTCAAGCTACCTGAGCACCTGAGGGGCTACCTAGCTAGCAGGGACCTGGGCTTCCTGATACTGTCGACCAGCCAGGGCGTCATGACCCACAAGGAGGCCATTCAGAAGCACCTGGGAGGCGTAGTGATAGCTTACGTCTACTAA
- a CDS encoding Ribosomal protein S14: protein MGKIRPPKPKTMGRGAQRCQRCGTRDAVIQKYGLYLCRQCFREIAAELGFTKYS from the coding sequence ATGGGTAAGATAAGGCCACCTAAGCCCAAGACTATGGGCCGCGGGGCCCAGAGGTGCCAGAGGTGCGGCACAAGGGACGCAGTCATACAGAAGTACGGGCTCTACCTCTGTCGCCAGTGCTTCAGGGAGATAGCGGCCGAGCTGGGGTTCACGAAGTACTCGTGA
- a CDS encoding DNA topoisomerase VI, subunit A — MPEAYQDKIDLEARKRGINVMNGTFSKLLESLESGKELKLVIPKRTLTNTIFDPEKGILKLGVSKLERRFLDMNEARRFMQTLVMASIIYRALIENEYPTIRDLYYRGKHTIVYRDLEGRHREENTWDEQAESDAVLRDLEVMLGLLREDLMILSKEKGKVVGNMRIRSGNDVIDLSKLGHGAYAIESTPDLIEFLDVDAEFVLVVEKDAVFQQLHRVGFWQKYKSILVTGAGQPDRATRRFVRRLNEELGLPVYVLTDSDPYGWYIYSVFKVGSIQLSYESERLATPKAKFLGVSMSDIFGHGRKKPYLTDEERRNYIIKAKELDIRRAKELMKYSWFQTNLWKREIDMFLDKKAKLEIEALASKGLRFLAFQYLPEKIQTHDWIE, encoded by the coding sequence GTGCCTGAGGCCTACCAGGACAAGATAGACCTAGAGGCGAGGAAGCGCGGAATAAATGTAATGAACGGCACCTTCAGTAAGCTGTTAGAGAGCCTTGAAAGCGGCAAGGAGCTGAAGCTTGTGATACCTAAGAGGACGCTTACAAACACCATCTTTGACCCTGAAAAGGGCATATTGAAGCTTGGCGTCTCCAAGCTAGAGCGCAGGTTTCTTGACATGAACGAAGCCAGGAGGTTCATGCAGACGCTTGTCATGGCCTCCATAATCTACAGGGCCCTGATCGAAAACGAGTACCCCACGATAAGGGACCTCTACTACAGGGGCAAGCATACAATAGTCTACAGGGACCTTGAAGGAAGACATCGCGAGGAGAACACCTGGGACGAGCAGGCTGAGAGCGACGCGGTCCTGAGGGACCTTGAGGTCATGCTTGGGCTCCTCAGGGAGGACCTCATGATACTAAGCAAGGAGAAGGGCAAGGTAGTTGGCAACATGAGGATAAGGAGCGGCAACGACGTTATAGACCTGTCAAAGCTTGGCCATGGAGCCTACGCAATAGAGTCGACGCCGGATCTAATAGAGTTCCTGGACGTTGACGCTGAGTTCGTCCTAGTGGTTGAGAAGGACGCGGTCTTCCAGCAGCTCCACAGGGTCGGCTTCTGGCAGAAGTACAAGTCTATACTCGTCACAGGCGCAGGGCAGCCTGACAGGGCCACGAGGAGGTTCGTGAGGAGACTCAACGAGGAGCTGGGGCTCCCAGTGTACGTGCTTACCGACAGTGACCCCTACGGGTGGTATATATACAGCGTGTTCAAGGTGGGAAGCATACAGCTCAGCTACGAGAGCGAGAGGCTAGCGACGCCGAAGGCCAAGTTCCTCGGGGTCTCGATGAGCGACATCTTCGGCCATGGCCGTAAGAAGCCCTACCTGACTGATGAGGAGAGGAGGAACTACATAATTAAGGCGAAGGAGCTTGACATAAGGAGGGCAAAGGAGCTCATGAAATACTCATGGTTCCAGACCAACCTCTGGAAGAGGGAGATCGACATGTTCCTGGACAAGAAGGCGAAGCTTGAGATAGAGGCCCTGGCCAGTAAGGGGCTCAGGTTCCTGGCGTTCCAGTACCTCCCTGAGAAAATTCAGACGCACGACTGGATAGAGTGA